The Biomphalaria glabrata chromosome 1, xgBioGlab47.1, whole genome shotgun sequence sequence CTCAGCTAACAGAGGAACTGCTGATTTGAGAGAAAAAATTGAAATGAGAAAGTAAGATTTAGATTTAGGTGCAGTGAATatgcacatattttttttccctttgaaagTTGTGCCTGTGTATTTGTTGGttagtagagaaagagagataataaagaataaaaaggggtgCTGAGGAGGGCGAGAaggaaaacagaaaaaaaaagagaaatatgtcTTTAGTACAGCAaaggaatgagagaaagagagagataggaaACTATATATAAAAAGTTTGCCCGGCATCTTACAAGCTTTCTAATGTACTTGGATCAAATATTTggaagttgtttcccttttagTTTAAATTAACATCACAACGTCTAGGAATGAAACCTACCTGTTGGGATTTATAATCTAAGTTTTCCTTCTTAGTTGTTTCGAGTGTGTCATATCTGCAAATATCCTGAagcaattaatatgtttatattgacGGGATGATGTTAATTGACATTAGGTGATTAGCATTATCGTGATAAACAGACTCATGGAGAGATAtagagaatttttttgtttttaactcttaatcgatttttttttcgcatgttttttttttttttgtgctccACATAAATTTTTTTATCATACATTGTTAAATTTAGAATAAAAGAAACATGAATAAAGATTTGCAAGTCGAATATCAAGGAATAAGAAATGAATATTCAACATTTTTATACCCGACTGCCAGGgtaatttaatacaaaattgaatttctttttgttagAAGATATCAGCGTCAAATATGCAGCCAGGTTTATTCCATAAGTGCAACCGAAGTGGTTTAGATCTTCAAGAAATGTTTCATGTGACACCATGTTGAATGCGATTGTACCACAACCGGTTCGTTTTAACAACAGAGCTAGGTACAAGCCATAGAGAGAAAATAGTTTTAAGCTATTCAATTATGGATCAGTTCCTTTTTTTGACCAAGTCTTGCCAGGCCTTGTATTCATATTCAATAGCAGATTGTATTATAACACTGTCAAGTGTTCTTATGCTTCacttgttttgaaaaggatGTCTCACGTTCTGATGGCCAATAAGACGTGTCATTTATAGTTGTCATCTAATAAAGGTATAATGTATGCCCGATTTAGATACATTAAAATGCAAAATGTAACAGCGTTATCAAATCGCTTAGCAACGGGTTCTATTTGCAATAAGATTGCAAAGAGTGTTTTCATAAAATCTCAGGCGACCGAAAAAGTTTTAATCTTATTTAtatattcaattatattttaaaataacaatgaaaCACTATTTATAATTCTAAAGAACTAACAGACAACTAGTTTAGATTTCTACAGAACTAATAGACCAATAGTTTAGATTTCTACAGAACTAACAGACCACTAGTTTAGATTTCTACAGAACTAATAGACCACTAGTTTAGATTTCTACAGAACTAATAGACCACTAGTTTAGATTTTAGCAGAACTAGTAGACCACTAGTTTAGATTTTAGCAGAACTAGTAGACCACTAGTTTAGATTTCTACAGAACTAACAGACCACTAGTTTAGATTTCTACAGAACTAACAGACCACTAGTTTAGATTTCTACAGAACTAATAGACCACTATTTTAGATTTCTACAGAACTAACAGACCACTATTTTAGATTTCTACAGAACTAACAGACCACTAGTTTAGATTTTTGCAGAACTAATAGACCACTAGTTTAGATTTCTACAGAACTAGTAGACCACTAGTTTAGATTTCTACAGAACTAATAGACCACTATTTTAGATTTCTACAGAACTAACAGACCACTAGTTTAGATTTTTGCAGAACTTACAAAACTGTTATGGTGTGTGACGATAAAGCTAATGTGTGGAGTTAACTCAATTGTGTTTTGCTGTGTGGAGATAAAACGAATACACAAAAGAGAGGCACAGAcgataaaaagaaaacttaaacagagccccccccccccttacactgATGGACAACATCGTTGTTAAAGTGAGATGGGGAAATTATTTTGGTCTTTACTGGGTTTGTGTTGTCATGTGAAACAATGCACTCATCTCTGATCTACGGAATATTTTACTATTTACTATGTTATGATTTTTTGTCTATAAAGCAACAACGTTGTGATGAGTGGGTTTGTGCTTAAAGCCACTATCTTATGATATCTTGGTATACAGCCACTATCTTATGGTATCTTGGTATACAGCCACTATCTTATGGTATCTTGGTATACAGCCACTATCTTATGATATCTTGGTATACAGCCACTATCTTATGGTATCTTGGTATACAGCCACTATCTTATGGTATCTTGGTATACAGCCACTATCTTATGATGTCTGGGTATAAAGCTACTATCTTATGATATCTTGGTATACAGCCACTATCTTATGGTATCTTGGTATACAGCCACTATCTTATGATATCTTGGTATACAGCCACTATCTTATGGTATCTTGGTATACAGCCACTATATTATGGTATCTTGGTATACAGCCACTATCTTATGATGTCTGGGTATAAAGCTACTATCTTATGATATCTTGGTATAAAGCCACTATCTTATGATGTCTTGGTATAAAGCCAATTTCTTATGATGTCTTGGTATAAAGCCACTATCTTATGATGTGTTGGTATAAAGCCACTTTCTTATGATTTCTGGGTATAAAGTCACTAGATTATGATGTCTTGGTATAAAGCCACTATCTTATGATGTCTTGGTATAAAGTCACCCTCTTATGATGTCTGGGTATAAAGCCACTATCTTATGATGTCTTGGTATAAAGTCATCCTCTTATGATGTCTGGGTATAAAGCCACTATCTTATGATGTCTTGGTATAAAGCCACCATCTTATGATGTCTTGGTATAAAGTCACCCTCTTATGATGTCTGGGTATAAAGCCACTATCTTATGATGTCTTGGTATAAAGTCACCCTCTTATGATGTCTGGGTATAAAGCCACTATCTTATGATGTCTTGGTATAAAGCCACCATCTTATGATGTCTTGGTATAAAGTCACCCTCTTATGATGTCTGGGTATAAAGCCACTATCTTATGATGTCTTGGTATAAAGCCACCATCTTATGATGTCTTGGTATAAAGCAACTACGTTATAATGTTTGCTTATAAATATGTGACTATTCAAATGTATTAGTATTAGTAAGTATATGTGAATGTTTTTGATGCTCTAACTTTGTTGCCATTTCGATGTGAAGTACAAACACTTTCTCTTGTCAGCTGAAAACGTTACATTGTACATTGTTACATTGTctaaatttctcttttttttcctacaGAAAACAAGACACCATCAACTCACTCAAGACATTGTTAACCGCGTCATAAAAGCAACGGTGATAAAGGTCTAACGCGTCAGTTTCAGTGCCTCTTTGTAAATACatgtttgaaaatgtatatatcaaagttcgatttttttttggtttcatttcgTTAGCACATTATAGAAATGATacttttgtgtaatatttagcGACGTGAATACTTATTTAATGTACCtctgtttaaatatttatgtctgcTTTTATTTAAAGTCTAAATGTATACATAGGCTACTTTGTTGCTTCTTCAAAGCTTGTTTATACAAATTGACATTTTAAAGCTTATTTTAGgtcataaattatttaatttatttaatttttaattagacGATCACTTAGTGAtgttaaaataatgataaacaGATGATTGATTACGACACAGTTTTGTGTATAgcgattaaaaactaaaaatatacatttcaaaacATGGGTAGAGAGTACTTCTATGTGTAGCTACTATCCAACATTTAGCTGATCCTTGTATAGTTTAGGGTAAGTTCTAAAAACGATATTATTATGTGCATCGGGTTATGTTGATGAGTTAAAAGACAATACattaatttctaaaaatatcTTTGTGTTGTTTCGTTTCTTTCTTAATGAAAATAGGTATGTGccacatacctatatatattatatctagactggacatagagatcttttaacacaacaaaaacaaaaaaaaattattttttttttataaaatcgtCAATGATAACATACGTAAATATTTCAAACCGAATCAGATATTTgcttggttcggcgctcttgcTTAAACGAAGATAAAAATGTATGCCCCGTTATATCCAAATATTTCGTCATACTGTcatgataaaaacaaaagaggCATATACAACACGTATATAAGATATAAAGGTACATTACATTTTGaataaatgtatacaaatgctcctgctccctagtgctattaaagcatggaatgggttgcctgagctagccaggaaaactagtgacttggcagaatttaagtcattggtataCGTGTTGTATATGCCTCTTCTGTTTTATCATATTATAACGATATATAGTGCTATAACGTGGCACTCTTTTATCTTCGTTTAAgcaagagcgccgaaccaacaaaaagctgagagaagaaacAGGCCTATCTgtaactgacctaacccacccatgccacgtatacggccggctttttaaagcgaggattggactttacagtcatcttcgagtccataggaaatgagaaatgtgctcatcttcgaccacgaagcaGGAGCTATATATATGACAAGAGCCATTGCTTTTCTATATAGTCATTATGGCCGGGACACTCTCctcttttgattttttgttttatttatattatctgGTTTGTTATTAAAGTTCTCTATTTATAGTATTTGACAGGTGGCTAACCTTTCAGCATACCAGTACTTTAAATTCAATAAAAGTACATGAGAAGTCTATGCTGATTCTTCAAAGTGTGTACGTGTCAGTTGTTAAGCAAGAGAtttccaaaataattgatttgtGATTAGAACAAAAGTATGGAAGACCACAAGTGACACCTAGCTTTAATGTTCTCATTACATCTTGTCATTATTTGTTCTATATCCTTTCTACTTGCTTGTTTTACAtttcccgttttttttttatggttaatAATTTAACAGCAACTTAAAAGATTCAAATTGGTAAGTGACCGTTTTTTAATATGGTATGTCTATTTGATATGACCAGAGCTTGTAACTAATTATATATTGAATTTTAGATTAtattatcgtttttttttaaatgtttaataacTTTATGGCAATGTGTATGGCACAAAATGTGATGCGATCCTATTTATGTCTGTTTGATATGGTCATTTATTAAATGATAGATTACCGTTCTAAGGTTCTATGGAAACCggttatattattatagcttatTTTATAGCACTACTTTAttacttatagcatgctcagagcgcatTTGGTCCAATATCGttagtggaccagtggggggggggggggggggaagagggtatctaggagttggttttccgtgctgcctttaggcgctcagtaaagacaactctgccagagtcgggtgtcgaacctcgagcccccttctaggtagccaagttcaagcgcaagataaagaaatgaaaaaaaaacaaagaatgatGACAtcatgtgaaaaacaaatgaaattagAGAACAAACTGCACAAGTTACCAAGAAAAATGTGAGAATCCCTAAAGCGTTACAAAAACCTCGTCACAAGATGGACCGAGCCTCAGCTAGATAATTAAGTAAAGGGAGGGAATGAACATTTAGTTCAAGCTttcaactaaataaaattacttaaagattaaacataaaagataaaagattgttaagttgctcatagattttatttattgattattaaagtatttacaatttaaaaaaaaaataaaaatataatacataaatagcttttataatgcatttcaataaaactttaatACATCTATGTGTCTATACCCAGTGTATACTTATACATGCAAACTATACATCATTTGACTTATGAGACATGGGTCATGTCATACCGGAATGATTTATTTATCAAATCCACAATCTCATCATCTGAACACAAACACACTGCTGTATGTCCATCCTCGTCTCTCAGGTCAACATCTGCATTGTAGTAGAGTAAAGTGTCCACGACATCGATGTACCCATTTTGAGCTGCGATCATCAAGGCGGTTGTGCCTCGCCTTGGCTCTCCGTAGTTCACGTCTGCTCCTTTTTCCAGAAGACTATTGACGGAATCAAAACAGTTGGACTCTGTAGCCAAAATTAGGGCGTTCTTTCCATTATAGTCACTGACCATGTTGACATCAGCGCCTTCTTGAATTAAAGCTGAGACAACTAAAGGCTTTTTGAAATGTGCAGCCAACATGAGAGCAGAGTAGTCCCACTTGTCTGTGATGTCTATGTCTACGTTGTATTTCAGAAGCTGTCTTACGATGTAGACATTGCCTGCAATAGCTGCGTGCATCAAGGGAGTCATCTCATATCTACTGTCCACTCTGTCGACATCAGCGCCTTTCTTAATGAGGTGAGTGATGACTGCATTCCTGTTGGAAGAGGCAGCAAGTGACAAGGGCAGGTAACCGTCTTTACATTTCTGGTTAACTGAAGCTCCATTGTCAATTAGAAGTTTGATTATTTTAGTGTCGATGAAAAATTTAGGGTCCCAGTTTTCTGAACCTACGATATCGCTATGATAAAATCCTCTCTTTAAAGCCACATGGAGTACGCTGTCTTGTGTAGGCTTTAAACGGGTTCTGATCTTAGCTCTACATTCGAGCAAGAATTCAACCGTGTCGTAAGAGTTAGACAGAACTGCGGCCATGATAGGCGTGAGATCATCTTTCGATCTTTCGTTGACCTCAGCCTCGTTACGAATCAGAAA is a genomic window containing:
- the LOC106077094 gene encoding ankyrin repeat domain-containing protein 50-like yields the protein METSVCSSPPKSRARKREYDYYEKSHRKYAKKVKKSLFSAIEKRDLEHFAKIVNTRVQVTTCSGKKIIQKAFIKACRAGETNIVRFLIRNEAEVNERSKDDLTPIMAAVLSNSYDTVEFLLECRAKIRTRLKPTQDSVLHVALKRGFYHSDIVGSENWDPKFFIDTKIIKLLIDNGASVNQKCKDGYLPLSLAASSNRNAVITHLIKKGADVDRVDSRYEMTPLMHAAIAGNVYIVRQLLKYNVDIDITDKWDYSALMLAAHFKKPLVVSALIQEGADVNMVSDYNGKNALILATESNCFDSVNSLLEKGADVNYGEPRRGTTALMIAAQNGYIDVVDTLLYYNADVDLRDEDGHTAVCLCSDDEIVDLINKSFRYDMTHVS